The sequence TGCCATGTTGCTGAAGGTTTTCATACGCTTTTTTTCTACCTTCCGGTGTTCTGAATTCCGCACTTCGGGCAGACTTTAGAAACGTACCTCCCCGCTCCAAAACATAGGCGATATCAGAGCTGTTCAGCTGACGAATATCGTTCTGGATCATGCCTTCATATCCTCTGTAAATACCGTAAACCTCTAAATTATAATAAAAGGCACAGCGCACTACCGCACGAATGGCGGCGTTCATTCCCGGCGCGTCACCTCCTGAGGTCAGTACACCGATTTTGGTTATCGCTTTACTTTCCATCTTGTAAATCGGTTGTTATTTGTTTGAACATCAGTTTTGCAGAGGCCAAATTGGTAGCCAAAGGGATATTGTGCACATCACAGATTCTCATCAGCATCTGTACATCCGGTTCATGGGGGTGTTTATCCAGTGGATCCCGGAAAAAAATGACCAGATCTAGTTTTTTCTCGGCCGCCATGGCCGCTATTTGTGCATCGCCACCATACGGGCCAGACATCAGCTTTTCTACCTCAAATCCTGCTCTTTCGATGTGGGATCCAGTAGTTCCCGTGGCAAATAGGCTTACGTCAGCTTCCAAGAGCCGGTCCTTAAATCCACTAAGAAAGTGTACCATGTCAGCTTTTTTTCCGTCATGGGCGATTAAAGCTATTCTCATTATCGTTTGTTTAATAGGTTGATGGCCTAAAGTTATAAAAAATATAAGATTTTGTTCAAGGTTTATATGGCTAAGATCATTATGATATGGCTAAACCTTTCAAGGAACCGATAACCCCTCTGAGCAAGCGACGAACAAAACCGAGCAGCCATCTTCCTTTATCAGCAATGGGAAGGTCTCCATATTATTTCAACACCGGGAAAAGCCGCCATTTCAGTAACCTTTTTATCCATCAATACGGATCCACATCCACCACAAAACGAACCGATTTGAATGCTTTTTGTGTGTTGAGTTCAAAGAGGATTTTGCCCATTTCATGTTTGAAAATGGCAGGGGTGTTGCCAGCTCTGTCCAGCTTGATGTAGATATCGAATAAATATTGGTTTTTGATTTTTCCGATCAAAGCCCTCTCGGGACCAAGGATGATTTTTTTTACAGGGATATCCTTGAGTAAATTGGCCAGGTTTATGGCGGCTTTTTCCGCTACCTTTGCTTCTTTGTGCCTTGAAGTGATTTTGACGTTTTTGACAAAGGGGGGATAGAAAAAACGCTTTCTCTCCGCCATCTCGGTAAGGTAAAATTCCGAAAAGTTTCCTTGGATAACTTTTTCGAAAACCTCATGGTCTGGCCTTCTGGTCTGTATGACCACATTTCCGCGACGATTTCGCCTTCCAGCCCTTCCGGCCACTTGGGTGATTTGCTGAAAGGCCCGTTCCCCAGATCTGAAATCCGGGAAGTACAAAATACGGTCAGCGTCCACGATGCCCACTACCGTGACCCGGTCGAAATCCAGCCCCTTGGTGATCATTTGGGTGCCCACCAAGATGTCGAGGTTCCCGGAGGAAAATTCATCGAAGATACGTTGATAGGCATATTTGCTTCTGGTAGTGTCCAAGTCCATTCTCCCTACCCTGGCTTCGGGGAAGAGTAAAGAAAGGCTTTCTTCCAAGCGCTCCGTACCAATGCCTACTGTCGTCAGCTTGTGGCTTCCGCACGCAGGGCAAGCCCGGGGCACCTTTTCCTTAAAGCCACAGTAGTGGCAGCGCATTTCTTCGCTGTACTGGTGATAAGTAAGGTTGACATCGCAATGCTCACATTCCGGGATCCATCCACATTCCTCGCAGGACATATATGGAGCATAGCCCCGCCGGTTTTGGAAAATGAGGATTTGCTCTTGACGGTCCAGGGCTTCTTGGATTTTTTCGCGCATAATTCGTGTGAAATCCAGTTTGAGCAGATTTTTCTTCTTGTCTACCAAGATGTCTGCCACGTGAAATTCAGGCAGCTGAGCTTCTCCAAAGCGCTTGCTGAGGTGAACGTAACCGTATTTTTGGGTGCGGGCATTGTAGAAGGACTCGTAGGAAGGGGTGGCACTGCCAAGGAGGGTCTTGGATTGGTGCAGCCAGGATAGCATGATGGCCGCATCCCGAGCTTGAAAACGCGGCGCTGGGTCAAATTGCTTGTAGGATGGCTCGTGCTCTTCATCGACAATGATCATCCCCAAGCTGTCAAAGGGAAGGAAAATGGCCGATCTCACGCCGACCACAAACGAAAAACGTCCACTCAAAACGCCCTGCCAAACTTCCACGCGTTCATTGTCGGAATGCTTGGAATGGTAAATGCCCATTTCACTACCAAAGACCTTTTGGAGTCTGCTGACAATCTGGGTGGTCAAGGCAATCTCCGGCAGCAGCAGCAATACCTGTGAGCCACTGTCCAATACCTCACGGATCAAGTGGATGTATATTTCTGTTTTGCCACTTCCAGTGATCCCATGCAGCAGCACGGTCTGCTTTTGGTCAAATTGCTCCTTGATGCTGGATAGTCCTTCCTCCTGGAAATCTGCAAGTTTAATTTCTCGGTCGTCAGAGGGCAGGTTCTCAAACCTGCTGACAATTACCTTGAACTCCTCTAAAATGTCATTCTTTATCAAGGTTTTCAGGGAACTGGGGCTGAGTCCAGCATCCGTAATGACCTTTTTCTCCAGGCCTTTTTCATTCCTTTCCGGGGCATGAAAGACCGGGATTTCCTGAAGGAATTTTAAAAGGATTTCTTCTTGCTTGGTGTTCTTGCTTAGCTGGTCAAATAATGCCTCAAGGGCTTTTTTGGAGGTGGAATAGGGCGCTTTGAGCTTTATCCTGCTTTCTACTTTTGGGGCATATTTTTCCTTGACTTGCTCGTATACCAATACCGCCTCTTTGATGACCAAGCTTTTGATGATTTGGTAGCTGGACTTAATGCCCAAAAGTTTCCCGCAATCCTCGTAAGTGAGGGCGTCATTTTTTTCCAAAGCATCCAAGATGATTTGCTCTCTGTCGTCTATCGGGAAATCAGAAGCCTCTGGGTCGAAGGTTGGGTTCAATTGGATTTTACTTTCACTGCTCAGTTTTAGCCCTGAAGGCAGGGCTGCATTCATCACTTCCCCGATCTGGCAGCAATAATATTCAGCCATCCAAAACCAAAATTTTATCTGAAGGGGATTGACCACCGGCTGATCATCCAGGACTTCCAGAATCGCCTTGGTCTCATAATCTTTTGGCGGCTTTTGATGGACTTTTCCGATAATTCCCGTAAGGACTTTCTTGCGGCCAAACTGCACAATAACCCGATGCCCGATGCCGATGGATTTTTCCATTGTTCGGGGGATGCGGTAGGTGAACATCCGAGGAATGGGGACAGGAAGAATCACATCTGCAAACGTAGATGGATGGGTACTTTCATCAAGGGGTATGCTATCTCCAAAAAGGTCTTCCAAGGTAATTATTTAAGTGTTGGGAATTGGTCAATTGCTTCTGCCACGGTCGCCACAGGACGTAGGCAGGTTTTGTCAAAGCAAACGTAAATTAAGGCATTTCCATTTTGATCTGCTACTTTATCGGCCAAAAGCGGAATGTCTTCTGACTTGTTTTCTGCTGCTGCAATGACTTTTAGGGCAGGGGAGGCTTGCAATAGTTCACTTGCTAGCGATGCGGCTCCTTTGCCGACGATCGCTACTTCCGGGGTGCCCACATATTCGGACAGGTAAAGACTGCCCCACTGGCTAAGGAATGCAGGGTCTGAAAGCAGCAATTTACGCATCAGCCCTAGCAGGTCCCTGGACAGTGCAAGGTAACGGTCTTCATAGAAATACCGTCCCAATTGATGGAGATTGGTCGCCATAAGGGCATTTGAAGAAGGGATGACATTGTCAAAGATCTCCTTTTTATTGGCAATAAGTGTTTCTGAGTCAGGGTTGTTAAAATAGAAAAGCCCGTCGTCTTCATCAAAGAAATGCTCCAAGACAAATGCCGTCAGACGCTTGGCCACTAGAAGCCATCGAGGTTCGGAGGTCAATTGATAGAGGTGGATGAATCCTTGGATGATGGCGGCATAATCTTCCAAGAAGGCCGGTGTATAAGCTTCTCCGTTTTTGTAGGAACGGTAGAGCTGCTCCCCCTTGAGCATGTGATCCAAGATAAACGTCCCATTCTGGATGGCCAGTGATTTAGCAAGTGGATTCGCAGTAGCCCAATAGGCCTGTGCCAATCCTGAAATGGTCAAACCGTTCCAGCCTGCGATCACCTTGTCATCCAAGCCGGGAGGCGTGCGTAGGTTTCGGATTTTTAACAGGCGCTCTTTGACCTCATTTAGGTTTTGGGCCAACTGCTCCTCTTCCAATCCGTGTTTATGGGCGATTTCTTCATAAGTGTGGGTCTGGAAAAGAATATTGACACCTTTCTCCCAGTTTCCTTTTTCGCTGATGTTAAAGCATTCATAAAACCAGGCATCCTCATCATCTAACATGCTTTCAAGTTCATCGTGGGTCCAGGTGTAAAACTTGCCTTCTTCCCCTTCGCTATCGGCATCAAGGGCAGCATAAAACCCTCCT comes from Echinicola vietnamensis DSM 17526 and encodes:
- a CDS encoding methylglyoxal synthase gives rise to the protein MRIALIAHDGKKADMVHFLSGFKDRLLEADVSLFATGTTGSHIERAGFEVEKLMSGPYGGDAQIAAMAAEKKLDLVIFFRDPLDKHPHEPDVQMLMRICDVHNIPLATNLASAKLMFKQITTDLQDGK
- the priA gene encoding replication restart helicase PriA, which codes for MEDLFGDSIPLDESTHPSTFADVILPVPIPRMFTYRIPRTMEKSIGIGHRVIVQFGRKKVLTGIIGKVHQKPPKDYETKAILEVLDDQPVVNPLQIKFWFWMAEYYCCQIGEVMNAALPSGLKLSSESKIQLNPTFDPEASDFPIDDREQIILDALEKNDALTYEDCGKLLGIKSSYQIIKSLVIKEAVLVYEQVKEKYAPKVESRIKLKAPYSTSKKALEALFDQLSKNTKQEEILLKFLQEIPVFHAPERNEKGLEKKVITDAGLSPSSLKTLIKNDILEEFKVIVSRFENLPSDDREIKLADFQEEGLSSIKEQFDQKQTVLLHGITGSGKTEIYIHLIREVLDSGSQVLLLLPEIALTTQIVSRLQKVFGSEMGIYHSKHSDNERVEVWQGVLSGRFSFVVGVRSAIFLPFDSLGMIIVDEEHEPSYKQFDPAPRFQARDAAIMLSWLHQSKTLLGSATPSYESFYNARTQKYGYVHLSKRFGEAQLPEFHVADILVDKKKNLLKLDFTRIMREKIQEALDRQEQILIFQNRRGYAPYMSCEECGWIPECEHCDVNLTYHQYSEEMRCHYCGFKEKVPRACPACGSHKLTTVGIGTERLEESLSLLFPEARVGRMDLDTTRSKYAYQRIFDEFSSGNLDILVGTQMITKGLDFDRVTVVGIVDADRILYFPDFRSGERAFQQITQVAGRAGRRNRRGNVVIQTRRPDHEVFEKVIQGNFSEFYLTEMAERKRFFYPPFVKNVKITSRHKEAKVAEKAAINLANLLKDIPVKKIILGPERALIGKIKNQYLFDIYIKLDRAGNTPAIFKHEMGKILFELNTQKAFKSVRFVVDVDPY
- a CDS encoding thioredoxin domain-containing protein, whose protein sequence is MSPKANHLIDSQSPYLLQHAYNPVQWYPWGPEALDKAKLENKPIIVSIGYSACHWCHVMEHESFEDEATAKIMNAHFVCIKIDREERPDLDNIYMDAVQSMGLQGGWPLNVFLMPNQKPFYGGTYFPNPNWKGLLQNIAEAYATHHDELAKSAEGFGNSIKLKEREKYRLADDPSRLTAEDLTHMAQKIASQMDPQWGGFNRSPKFPMPAVWDFLLRYAALKGDASLIEKVLFTLTKIGMGGIYDHLRGGFARYSVDSEWFAPHFEKMLYDNGQLLSLYAKAFQLSGDALFKEKINETVNWLQAEMLQEEGGFYAALDADSEGEEGKFYTWTHDELESMLDDEDAWFYECFNISEKGNWEKGVNILFQTHTYEEIAHKHGLEEEQLAQNLNEVKERLLKIRNLRTPPGLDDKVIAGWNGLTISGLAQAYWATANPLAKSLAIQNGTFILDHMLKGEQLYRSYKNGEAYTPAFLEDYAAIIQGFIHLYQLTSEPRWLLVAKRLTAFVLEHFFDEDDGLFYFNNPDSETLIANKKEIFDNVIPSSNALMATNLHQLGRYFYEDRYLALSRDLLGLMRKLLLSDPAFLSQWGSLYLSEYVGTPEVAIVGKGAASLASELLQASPALKVIAAAENKSEDIPLLADKVADQNGNALIYVCFDKTCLRPVATVAEAIDQFPTLK